TTAATTACTTATAAAATTAGAGAATGACAATCCATATAAAACCCGGCAAATTTTAGAATCTGTCGGGTTTGTTTTTTAAGTTTCTTCAGAAAATCAAGCTGAAAACTGGTTTTTCTAAAATCAAATGATTTTAAATAGTCTTATAATTAAAGTATATTAAATTGATAATTACGAAAAAAAGAGTAATTTGTACTCTAATATTTTAAAGTATACTTAAATTTGCATTCTAAATTTTTAATAAATAAAAGTACATTATGTATCATTCAAAAATAGCAGGCTTAGGATATTATGTTCCTTCAAATGTTGTGACAAACGATGATTTGTCCAAGATTATGGATACCAATGATGAATGGATCCAAGAAAGAACAGGGATTCAAGAAAGAAGACATATTATTCGAGGCGAAGATACCACTACTTCAATGGGAGTGAAAGCAGCTAAAATTGCAATCGAACGTTCTGGCGTAGCCAAAGAAGATATTGATTTTGTAGTTTTTGCTACATTAAGCCCAGATTACTATTTTCCTGGACCGGGAGTTTTGGTACAGCGTGATTTAGGATTAAAAACAGTAGGTGCATTAGACGTAAGAAACCAGTGTTCGGGGTTTGTGTATGCCATTTCTGTTGCCGATCAATATATTAAAACCGGAATGTATAAAAATATTTTGGTTATTGGTTCTGAAGTTCATTCAACTGGATTGGATATGACAACACGCGGACGCGGCGTTTCTGTAATTTTCGGAGATGGGGCGGGAGCAGCAGTTCTTAGCCGAGAAGAAG
This is a stretch of genomic DNA from Flavobacterium endoglycinae. It encodes these proteins:
- a CDS encoding 3-oxoacyl-ACP synthase III family protein; protein product: MYHSKIAGLGYYVPSNVVTNDDLSKIMDTNDEWIQERTGIQERRHIIRGEDTTTSMGVKAAKIAIERSGVAKEDIDFVVFATLSPDYYFPGPGVLVQRDLGLKTVGALDVRNQCSGFVYAISVADQYIKTGMYKNILVIGSEVHSTGLDMTTRGRGVSVIFGDGAGAAVLSREEDLTKGILSTHLHSEGLHAEELALQAPGMGARWVTDIIADNDPNDESYYPYMNGQFVFKNAVVRFAEVINEGLEANGLQVSDIDMLIPHQANLRISQFIQNKFKLTDDQVHNNIQKYGNTTAASIPIALTEAWEEGKIKSGDTVVLAAFGSGFTWASAIIKW